The following are encoded together in the Terriglobales bacterium genome:
- a CDS encoding YCF48-related protein, whose translation MPDLPKSVLGRMQAQAAPRGHPTADLLAAFSEQALTGRERENVLAHLAVCAACREALALASPQPVAVQPGGVFVPWYRRPSIFAWAGTLATVAVVGALVLNYSQSRYSTATFSDATPTKVARTPPAENKPAGPATQAEVSGGLAGRAQTARRDADQAKAEPPLKKGAEERGRKEIYAASTPAQAPAKDEKKLDGGMLQGQLSAMKTPAAAAAHAPEAQAAPAPQAVVAANAMEEKQQVAAGKEADKLEGLAAERSKSANVAASAGFGGGTLSKSKAALPTPVFRWSISDKGKLQRSRDQGRTWTPVLASEATVFRAVAVVGNEVWAGGSAATLLHSADGASWTRQTLPGAAADVVTLQFSDSQHGTARTADGVPWTTSDGGQHWTRQ comes from the coding sequence ATGCCCGATCTGCCCAAATCCGTTCTGGGACGCATGCAGGCGCAAGCCGCACCGCGGGGGCATCCCACTGCTGACCTGCTGGCCGCCTTCTCGGAGCAGGCGCTGACCGGCCGCGAGCGCGAGAACGTGCTGGCGCATCTGGCGGTCTGCGCCGCTTGTCGCGAGGCGCTGGCCCTGGCGTCGCCTCAGCCGGTGGCGGTGCAGCCGGGCGGGGTCTTCGTGCCTTGGTACCGGCGGCCTTCGATCTTCGCCTGGGCGGGCACGCTGGCGACCGTGGCCGTCGTCGGCGCTCTGGTCTTGAATTACAGCCAAAGCCGCTATTCGACGGCGACATTTTCGGATGCCACGCCGACCAAGGTGGCCAGGACTCCGCCGGCGGAGAACAAGCCGGCCGGGCCCGCGACCCAGGCCGAGGTCAGCGGCGGCCTGGCAGGCAGGGCCCAAACCGCACGCCGGGATGCCGACCAGGCCAAGGCCGAACCTCCGTTGAAGAAGGGTGCAGAGGAACGCGGGCGCAAAGAGATCTACGCTGCCTCGACACCAGCGCAGGCCCCGGCGAAGGATGAGAAGAAGCTCGACGGTGGCATGCTCCAGGGTCAGCTCAGTGCCATGAAGACGCCGGCCGCGGCGGCAGCCCATGCCCCAGAGGCCCAGGCCGCCCCTGCCCCGCAGGCCGTCGTTGCTGCCAACGCCATGGAGGAGAAGCAACAGGTTGCGGCCGGCAAGGAAGCCGATAAGCTCGAGGGCCTCGCCGCCGAGCGCTCCAAGAGCGCGAACGTCGCTGCCAGTGCTGGTTTCGGCGGAGGCACGCTGTCCAAGTCAAAGGCAGCGCTGCCGACACCAGTCTTCCGCTGGAGCATCTCCGACAAGGGCAAGCTGCAACGCTCCCGAGACCAGGGACGCACTTGGACGCCGGTGTTGGCCAGCGAGGCCACAGTCTTCCGCGCTGTGGCGGTGGTGGGGAATGAGGTTTGGGCGGGAGGGTCCGCGGCCACCTTGCTGCATTCCGCGGACGGCGCCAGCTGGACCAGACAGACTCTCCCCGGCGCCGCTGCCGATGTGGTCACGCTGCAGTTCAGCGACTCTCAACATGGCACCGCCCGGACCGCCGACGGCGTCCCCTGGACCACTTCCGACGGTGGCCAGCACTGGACCAGGCAGTAG
- the sixA gene encoding phosphohistidine phosphatase SixA produces the protein MIVYFLRHASAGQHKLNPQKDEKRPLDKDGIEQCGQIGRALAALDVHVDAVVSSPLKRATQTASLVANEIAFEGKLTIDDGLRPEANFTQFRDLLSRHAKAEAIMVVGHNPSLSEFLSLLISGRSSESAVDLKKGAVARVETGKASTLQWCLTPKLVRSIESAGAESRASKSRASKSRK, from the coding sequence ATGATTGTTTATTTCTTGCGTCACGCCAGCGCCGGCCAGCACAAGCTCAATCCCCAAAAAGACGAAAAACGGCCCCTCGACAAGGACGGGATCGAGCAGTGCGGGCAGATCGGCCGGGCCCTGGCCGCCCTCGACGTCCACGTGGACGCGGTCGTCTCCAGCCCGCTGAAGCGGGCCACCCAGACCGCGTCGCTGGTGGCCAACGAGATCGCTTTTGAGGGCAAGCTCACCATTGACGATGGCCTGCGCCCGGAGGCGAACTTCACCCAGTTCCGGGACCTGCTCTCCCGCCACGCCAAGGCGGAAGCCATCATGGTGGTCGGCCACAATCCCAGCCTGAGCGAGTTCCTGAGCCTGCTCATCAGCGGTCGCAGTTCCGAATCGGCGGTGGACTTGAAAAAAGGAGCGGTGGCACGGGTAGAGACGGGCAAGGCATCGACGTTGCAGTGGTGCCTGACGCCCAAGCTGGTGCGCAGCATCGAGAGCGCAGGAGCCGAATCCCGGGCCAGCAAATCCCGGGCCAGCAAGTCCCGGAAGTGA
- a CDS encoding MmgE/PrpD family protein: MATGSGKQAITADMAKWAAGLKFSDLSQDAVYQAKRFFLDSMGCALGGYGVHDVQIALQVLDEIAAHGPATVIGAGKRVDAVSASLANALMIRCMDYNDIYWKQDPSHPSDIFPAAMACVERAKGDGCELIVGFVLGHEFEQRFCEAAFPGIRERGWHHATLTAFVSPIVAGRALHLDWEKIQHAIGISASRQCTFGAVTAGKLTMMKNTVDPMATQSGVLAALLAEKGYTGPEHVVDGKEGLTHCFGPEWKLNVLTDGLGQSWRITQCGMKFFPTEALTHAPLSAVLDLVKTHDLKPEQVESVTIRSLARAADILSDSSKYDPRSKETADHSLPYVIAAAIVDRQVTPLQFKNEKIMDPRIREQLHKVKVVADPEIEKVFPALQRVHVTIRTTDGKEFTEQLDYPKGDPRNPLSDKEIEEKFEALAGPVMAKDARRKAIEAIWKLEKQSSVTELMALFKAQSVAVPA, translated from the coding sequence ATGGCCACAGGCAGCGGAAAGCAGGCGATCACGGCGGACATGGCGAAGTGGGCGGCGGGGCTGAAGTTCTCCGACCTCTCCCAGGATGCCGTGTATCAGGCCAAGCGCTTCTTCCTCGATTCCATGGGCTGTGCGCTCGGCGGCTACGGGGTGCACGACGTGCAGATCGCGCTCCAGGTCCTGGATGAGATCGCGGCCCACGGCCCGGCGACTGTCATCGGCGCCGGCAAGCGCGTGGACGCCGTCTCGGCTTCGCTCGCCAACGCCCTGATGATCCGCTGCATGGATTACAACGACATTTACTGGAAGCAGGACCCGTCGCACCCCTCCGACATCTTTCCCGCCGCCATGGCGTGCGTGGAGCGCGCCAAGGGCGACGGCTGCGAACTGATCGTCGGCTTCGTGCTCGGTCACGAATTCGAGCAGCGTTTTTGCGAGGCGGCTTTTCCCGGCATCCGTGAGCGGGGATGGCACCATGCGACCCTGACCGCCTTCGTCTCACCCATCGTCGCCGGGCGCGCCCTGCATCTCGATTGGGAGAAGATCCAGCACGCCATCGGCATCTCGGCCTCGCGCCAGTGCACCTTTGGCGCCGTCACCGCCGGCAAGCTCACCATGATGAAGAACACCGTGGACCCGATGGCCACGCAGTCCGGCGTGCTGGCGGCCCTGCTTGCAGAAAAGGGTTACACCGGCCCCGAACACGTGGTGGATGGCAAAGAGGGACTGACCCATTGCTTCGGGCCCGAGTGGAAGCTCAACGTGCTGACCGACGGGCTGGGACAGTCGTGGCGCATCACCCAATGCGGCATGAAGTTCTTCCCTACCGAGGCCCTGACCCACGCGCCCCTCTCCGCCGTGCTCGACCTGGTCAAGACACACGACCTCAAGCCTGAACAGGTCGAGAGCGTGACCATCCGCTCCCTGGCGCGCGCCGCCGACATCCTGAGCGACTCGAGCAAGTACGACCCGCGCAGTAAGGAGACCGCCGACCATTCGCTGCCCTACGTGATCGCAGCCGCCATCGTGGACCGCCAGGTCACGCCGCTGCAGTTCAAGAATGAGAAGATCATGGACCCGCGCATCCGCGAGCAACTGCACAAGGTGAAAGTGGTCGCCGATCCCGAGATCGAGAAGGTCTTCCCCGCCCTGCAACGCGTGCACGTGACCATCAGGACGACGGATGGTAAGGAATTCACGGAGCAGTTGGACTATCCGAAAGGTGACCCGCGGAATCCGCTCTCCGACAAGGAGATCGAAGAGAAGTTCGAGGCGCTGGCCGGGCCGGTGATGGCGAAAGACGCGCGGCGGAAGGCCATCGAGGCGATCTGGAAGCTGGAAAAGCAGAGTTCTGTTACGGAGTTAATGGCGCTGTTCAAAGCTCAAAGCGTGGCGGTGCCGGCGTAA
- a CDS encoding HD domain-containing protein, producing the protein MAKPAFVKVSRAGLQEQVRKLWPEMEWIRDTDLRQKVENTWVLALERSPLTPKDLDEIPFTLLVPDCPTTFMEHKRCVVHIARRAAEAMKEFMGGALAIDMDTVIAGAILADVGKLLEYEKSGGKARQSERGELLRHPFTGVALAMECGVPDEVCHIIAAHAAEGAQVKRTTEAWIVHHADFMAFEPFKTLKK; encoded by the coding sequence GTGGCTAAGCCCGCTTTCGTGAAGGTTTCCCGCGCCGGATTACAAGAGCAGGTGCGCAAGCTGTGGCCGGAGATGGAGTGGATCCGCGACACCGACCTGCGCCAGAAGGTCGAGAACACCTGGGTGCTGGCCCTCGAGCGCAGCCCCCTCACCCCGAAAGACCTCGACGAGATCCCCTTCACCCTGCTCGTTCCCGACTGCCCGACCACTTTCATGGAGCACAAGCGTTGCGTGGTGCACATCGCGCGCCGGGCCGCGGAGGCGATGAAGGAATTCATGGGCGGGGCGCTCGCCATCGACATGGACACGGTCATCGCCGGCGCCATCCTGGCCGATGTCGGCAAACTACTGGAGTACGAGAAGTCGGGCGGCAAGGCGCGGCAGAGTGAACGCGGCGAACTGCTGCGGCATCCCTTCACCGGCGTGGCGCTGGCCATGGAGTGCGGTGTGCCCGACGAGGTCTGCCACATCATCGCCGCCCACGCCGCCGAGGGCGCGCAGGTCAAACGCACCACCGAGGCCTGGATCGTGCATCACGCGGACTTCATGGCCTTCGAGCCGTTCAAGACGCTGAAGAAGTAG
- a CDS encoding Ppx/GppA phosphatase family protein: MPVLAAIDIGSNSVRLKVARLSRRRLQTIYEDREVTRLGESVFKTGLLAPDAMARTVKVLRRFHKSIQEQGAAVVRAVATSALRDARNSESFIEWVESSTGWRLETISGLEEARLIHLGILANMRRLRSPLLLIDLGGGSCELTVSQQGHIRSTVSLPLGAVRLTEEFLRHDPPKKDELRSLHRLIAERLTPAAHRIARVGVRTVIATSGTAAALDAINKAEAGGKRSATPVPRKTVVKLAEMLAKRNHQQRASIPGLGTKRAEIIVAGAAVYAEIMERCNLSAFVYSPLGLRDGILAQMAAERHLSARSTRQIAADRWDSLLTAGKRYHVDLLHARQVRELAMRLFEELDEVHQLPEDYREWLSAAAMLHEVGSYINRTGWHRHAYYIIAHSEILGYTPQQRLIIAAIARYLGALLPAPGQPYLKPMPPSDRKQVPKAVALLRLARALNQGRSGAVRDVAARVKDGRVVLQLRAIRRMGADLELWMLEKERGYFRDTFGRDLFAELG; this comes from the coding sequence ATGCCGGTACTGGCGGCCATCGATATCGGTTCGAACTCGGTCAGGCTGAAGGTCGCGCGCCTCTCCCGGCGGCGCCTGCAGACCATCTACGAAGACCGTGAGGTCACGCGCCTGGGCGAGTCGGTCTTCAAGACCGGCCTGCTGGCGCCGGACGCCATGGCGCGCACGGTCAAGGTCCTGCGGCGCTTCCACAAGTCCATCCAGGAGCAGGGGGCGGCGGTGGTGCGTGCGGTCGCCACCAGCGCGCTGCGCGACGCGCGCAACTCCGAATCCTTCATCGAGTGGGTGGAGTCTTCGACCGGATGGCGGCTGGAGACCATCTCCGGCCTGGAGGAGGCGCGTCTCATCCACCTGGGCATCCTGGCCAACATGCGCCGCCTGCGCTCGCCCTTGCTGTTGATCGACCTGGGAGGCGGAAGCTGCGAGCTGACAGTCTCGCAGCAGGGGCATATCCGCTCCACGGTGAGCCTGCCGCTGGGCGCGGTGCGGCTGACGGAGGAGTTCCTGCGTCATGATCCGCCCAAGAAGGACGAACTGCGAAGCCTGCACCGCCTGATCGCGGAGCGCCTGACGCCCGCGGCGCATCGGATCGCCCGCGTCGGGGTGCGCACCGTGATCGCGACCTCGGGTACGGCTGCGGCGCTAGACGCCATCAACAAGGCCGAGGCCGGCGGCAAGCGCAGCGCCACCCCGGTGCCGCGCAAGACCGTGGTCAAGCTGGCGGAGATGCTGGCCAAGCGGAACCACCAGCAGCGCGCCTCCATCCCCGGGCTGGGGACCAAGCGCGCGGAGATCATCGTGGCTGGCGCTGCCGTGTACGCCGAGATCATGGAGCGCTGCAACCTGTCAGCTTTCGTCTATTCGCCGCTCGGCTTGCGCGACGGGATCCTGGCGCAGATGGCGGCGGAGCGGCATCTGAGCGCCCGTTCCACGCGGCAGATCGCCGCCGATCGCTGGGATTCGTTGCTCACCGCCGGCAAGCGGTATCACGTCGACCTGCTGCACGCCCGGCAGGTACGAGAGCTGGCCATGCGCCTCTTCGAAGAGCTCGACGAGGTGCACCAGTTGCCGGAGGATTACCGCGAATGGCTCTCGGCGGCGGCCATGCTGCATGAGGTGGGCAGCTACATCAATCGCACCGGATGGCACCGCCACGCCTACTACATCATCGCCCACTCCGAGATCCTGGGATACACGCCGCAGCAGCGGCTGATCATCGCCGCCATCGCCCGCTACCTGGGCGCGCTGCTGCCCGCCCCCGGACAGCCGTACCTGAAACCCATGCCGCCTTCCGATCGCAAGCAGGTCCCCAAGGCGGTGGCGCTGCTGCGCCTGGCCCGCGCCTTGAACCAGGGGCGCAGCGGGGCAGTGCGCGACGTTGCCGCACGGGTGAAGGATGGGCGGGTCGTCCTGCAGTTGCGCGCCATCCGCCGCATGGGCGCCGACCTGGAGCTGTGGATGCTGGAGAAGGAGCGCGGCTACTTCCGCGACACCTTCGGCCGCGACCTCTTCGCTGAACTGGGGTAG
- the ppk1 gene encoding polyphosphate kinase 1 → MARSLENPAFYINPEGSWLKFNRRVLEEAEDERNPLLERVKFLAITASNLDEFFEVRVAALLQRIEDGYTEPGVDGLAPADERDMIARETHDFTDLQYRCWNQRLRPALAEQGIRVLGLHELDTEQLAYLNEYRQRELDPLLTPVTIDPAHPFPRVLNKALCVALLLRRRRRAAGTYMGVVTVPRALPRLVRLPETEDYVFLADLVSMHAADMYSGYDIISAAAFRVTRNSNLYLQEEESRNLLESVRTELHNRRRGDAVRLEIEADANPEIIERLRTEFELENWQVYPTDGPVNFSRLMTIYDQSRRTELKYKSFVPREFHLGPKKKDFFEELREHDVLLHHPFDSYDPVVSFVESACEDPRVRSIKQTLYRTSQNSPMVNALVEAAQQKEVTAVVELKARFDEAPNIKWARHLEDAGVQVFHGLVGLKTHCKLTLIAREEGDGVIRQYAHLGTGNYNEITARQYTDLSLFTADEEMTSAVHSVFNFMTAYSERDNYLPLLLSPLELAEAMLALIGREAERARRGEPARILAKMNGLLDKNIIQALYRASQAGVEIDLIVRGKCALRPGIRGVSDRIRVRSIVGRFLEHSRVYYFANGGDDEIYVGSADLMPRNLYDRVEVVFPVRDPMLRQRLLDELLKVYLLDTAKARLLQPDGSYVRAEELLASRRRQAAGLGPPGFNAQEFLIGLAEGKQVLEETRIVPHRRTSRRT, encoded by the coding sequence ATGGCACGTTCCCTGGAAAATCCGGCTTTCTACATCAATCCTGAAGGCTCCTGGTTGAAGTTCAACCGGCGCGTCCTCGAGGAAGCGGAGGATGAGCGCAACCCGCTGCTGGAACGGGTCAAGTTCCTGGCCATCACCGCCAGCAACCTGGACGAGTTCTTCGAGGTGCGGGTGGCGGCCCTGTTGCAACGCATCGAGGACGGCTACACCGAGCCGGGCGTCGACGGGCTGGCGCCGGCCGACGAGCGCGACATGATCGCGCGCGAGACCCACGACTTCACCGACCTCCAGTACCGCTGCTGGAACCAGCGCCTGCGCCCGGCGCTGGCGGAGCAGGGCATCCGGGTGCTGGGACTGCACGAACTCGACACCGAACAGCTCGCCTACCTGAACGAATACCGGCAGCGCGAGCTCGATCCCCTGCTGACGCCGGTGACCATCGATCCGGCGCATCCCTTCCCGCGGGTGCTGAACAAGGCGCTTTGCGTGGCGCTGCTGCTGCGCCGCCGCCGCCGCGCCGCCGGCACCTACATGGGAGTGGTGACCGTGCCGAGGGCCCTGCCGCGGCTGGTGCGCCTGCCCGAGACCGAGGACTACGTCTTCCTGGCCGACCTGGTCAGCATGCACGCCGCCGATATGTACTCGGGCTACGACATCATCTCGGCCGCAGCCTTCCGGGTGACGCGCAACAGCAACCTCTACCTGCAGGAGGAGGAGTCGCGGAACCTGCTGGAGTCGGTGCGCACCGAGCTGCACAACCGCCGCCGCGGAGACGCCGTGCGGCTGGAGATCGAGGCCGACGCCAACCCCGAGATCATCGAGCGCCTGCGCACCGAGTTCGAGCTGGAGAACTGGCAGGTCTACCCTACCGACGGTCCGGTGAACTTCTCGCGGCTGATGACCATCTACGACCAGAGCCGCCGGACGGAGCTGAAGTACAAGAGTTTCGTGCCCCGGGAATTCCACCTCGGCCCGAAGAAGAAGGACTTCTTCGAAGAGCTGCGGGAGCACGACGTCCTGCTCCACCATCCGTTCGATTCCTACGACCCGGTGGTCTCGTTCGTGGAGTCGGCCTGCGAAGACCCGCGGGTGCGTTCCATCAAGCAGACGCTGTACCGCACCAGCCAGAACTCGCCGATGGTGAACGCGCTGGTGGAAGCGGCGCAGCAAAAGGAAGTCACCGCCGTGGTCGAGCTCAAGGCGCGCTTCGACGAGGCGCCGAACATCAAGTGGGCGCGCCACCTGGAGGATGCCGGGGTGCAGGTCTTCCACGGGCTGGTCGGGCTGAAGACCCACTGCAAGCTCACGCTGATCGCGCGCGAGGAGGGCGACGGGGTCATCCGGCAGTACGCCCACCTGGGCACCGGCAATTACAACGAGATCACGGCGCGTCAGTACACCGACCTGAGCCTGTTCACCGCCGACGAGGAAATGACTTCGGCGGTGCACAGCGTCTTCAATTTCATGACCGCTTATTCCGAGCGCGACAATTACCTGCCGCTGCTGCTCTCCCCTCTGGAATTGGCGGAAGCGATGCTGGCGCTCATCGGGCGGGAAGCGGAGCGCGCCAGAAGGGGGGAGCCGGCGCGCATCCTCGCCAAGATGAACGGCTTGCTCGACAAGAACATCATCCAGGCCCTGTACCGCGCGTCGCAGGCTGGGGTCGAGATCGACCTGATCGTGCGCGGCAAGTGCGCGCTGCGGCCGGGCATCCGCGGGGTGAGCGACCGCATCCGGGTGCGCTCGATCGTGGGACGATTCCTGGAGCACAGCCGCGTCTATTACTTCGCCAACGGGGGCGACGACGAGATCTACGTGGGCAGCGCCGACCTGATGCCGCGCAACCTCTATGACCGGGTGGAGGTCGTCTTTCCGGTGCGTGACCCCATGCTGCGCCAGCGCTTGCTGGACGAGCTCCTGAAGGTCTATCTTCTGGACACGGCGAAGGCGCGGTTGCTGCAACCCGATGGTTCTTACGTCCGAGCGGAAGAGCTGCTTGCTTCCCGTCGCCGGCAGGCCGCGGGGCTGGGGCCGCCGGGATTCAACGCCCAGGAGTTCCTCATCGGCCTCGCTGAAGGCAAACAGGTTCTGGAAGAAACGCGGATTGTGCCGCACCGTCGCACCAGCCGCAGGACGTAG
- a CDS encoding CHAD domain-containing protein has translation MPIDRRRNRKLFRRLHRLLKQAADKPQAKTVHRLRTTARRIEALLQELSPDPDKNQRRLLKDLSRLRRVAGRVRDMDVQMALLRGLKVGRDSRHKERLLQALARMRSKREKKLLSALAKDGVGDVRRRLSKAARRLRIFQELSPAAEPQGPAGGFDPVAAALREFTRVAREQGALREDNLHAYRLETKRLRYVAEMAGEDETAQKIVAELKRMQDAIGEWHDWLVLSQRAQRALEPETESPLLAALHNVIRAKFRDALLACTDARKDLLEVAQAVLSPRKAAAGIRARAIVATA, from the coding sequence ATGCCGATCGACCGGCGACGCAACAGGAAGCTGTTCCGGCGGCTCCACCGCTTGCTCAAACAGGCCGCGGACAAGCCGCAAGCGAAGACCGTGCACCGCCTCCGTACCACGGCACGGCGCATCGAAGCCCTCTTGCAGGAGCTCAGTCCGGATCCGGACAAGAACCAGCGCAGGCTGCTGAAGGATCTCTCTCGCCTGCGCCGGGTGGCCGGCCGGGTGCGCGACATGGACGTCCAGATGGCGCTGCTGCGCGGCTTGAAGGTCGGCCGCGACTCCCGCCACAAGGAACGCCTCCTGCAGGCGCTGGCCCGGATGCGCAGCAAGCGCGAAAAAAAGCTGTTATCCGCGCTTGCGAAGGACGGGGTGGGCGATGTCCGACGTCGCCTTTCGAAGGCGGCGCGGAGGCTTCGCATCTTTCAGGAACTGTCCCCGGCCGCGGAACCGCAGGGACCCGCCGGCGGCTTCGATCCGGTGGCCGCTGCCTTGCGCGAATTCACCCGCGTAGCGCGGGAACAGGGTGCGCTGCGCGAGGACAACCTGCACGCGTACCGGCTGGAAACCAAGCGCCTGCGCTATGTCGCCGAGATGGCGGGGGAGGATGAGACTGCGCAGAAGATCGTGGCCGAGCTCAAGCGCATGCAGGACGCCATCGGGGAATGGCACGATTGGCTGGTGCTGAGCCAGCGCGCCCAGCGGGCGCTCGAGCCCGAGACCGAGTCGCCACTGCTGGCGGCGCTCCACAACGTGATCCGTGCCAAGTTCCGCGACGCGCTCCTGGCGTGCACCGACGCGCGCAAGGACCTGCTCGAGGTCGCGCAAGCGGTGCTTTCGCCTCGCAAGGCGGCCGCTGGGATTCGAGCTAGGGCCATCGTGGCCACGGCCTGA